Proteins from a genomic interval of Amycolatopsis sp. cg13:
- a CDS encoding FAD-dependent oxidoreductase, whose amino-acid sequence MTITIVGAGLGGLSLARVLHVHGIEATVLDLDASPSARAQGGMLDIHDDSGQVALRAAGLHEEFRALVHSGGQETRVYDRTAALLFSEADDGSGGRPEIDRGALRDLLLNSLPEGTVRWGTKVTAAEPLPDGRHRLTLADGTSLTTDVLIGADGAWSRIRPLVSPEKPAYTGISFVEIDLLDADSRHPEAAALLGGGMSFALGEDKGFLAHREPDGSLHVYAAVRVPETWVASIDFTDRDAAKAAVLSHFDGWSDQLRALVTDADGDLVPRLIHALPVEHSWARVPGVTLVGDAAHLMSPFAGEGANLAMLDGAELGLALAGHPDDVESALAEYEAALFPRSAKSATESAQSLDSCFRPDAPAALLELFGA is encoded by the coding sequence ATGACCATCACCATCGTCGGTGCCGGCCTCGGCGGTCTCAGCCTCGCCCGCGTCCTGCACGTCCACGGCATCGAAGCCACTGTCCTCGACCTCGACGCCTCTCCGTCCGCCCGCGCGCAGGGCGGCATGCTCGACATCCACGACGACTCCGGCCAGGTCGCCCTCCGTGCCGCCGGTCTGCACGAGGAATTCCGCGCCCTGGTCCACTCAGGCGGCCAGGAGACCCGCGTCTACGACCGAACCGCCGCCCTCTTGTTCTCTGAGGCGGACGACGGCAGTGGCGGGCGTCCGGAGATCGACCGTGGAGCCCTGCGCGACCTCCTCCTCAATTCGCTGCCGGAAGGCACCGTCCGCTGGGGCACGAAGGTCACCGCCGCGGAGCCGCTGCCTGACGGGCGGCATCGCCTCACTCTCGCCGACGGCACGTCGCTCACCACGGACGTGCTCATCGGGGCCGACGGCGCCTGGTCGCGGATCCGCCCGCTGGTCTCGCCGGAAAAACCGGCCTACACCGGCATCTCCTTCGTCGAGATCGATCTCCTCGACGCCGACTCCCGGCACCCAGAGGCGGCAGCTCTCCTCGGCGGCGGGATGAGTTTCGCGCTCGGCGAGGACAAAGGCTTCCTCGCGCACCGCGAACCGGACGGCAGCCTGCACGTCTACGCCGCCGTGCGTGTCCCGGAAACCTGGGTCGCGTCGATCGACTTCACCGATCGCGACGCCGCCAAGGCCGCCGTGCTGAGTCACTTCGACGGCTGGTCTGACCAGCTCCGCGCCCTGGTCACGGACGCGGACGGCGACCTGGTCCCGCGGCTGATCCACGCGCTCCCCGTCGAGCATTCGTGGGCGCGGGTGCCCGGCGTCACGCTGGTCGGCGATGCCGCGCACCTGATGTCACCGTTCGCGGGGGAGGGCGCGAACCTCGCCATGCTCGACGGTGCCGAGTTGGGGCTCGCACTGGCCGGGCACCCGGACGACGTCGAAAGCGCGCTCGCGGAATACGAGGCGGCGTTGTTCCCGCGGAGCGCGAAATCCGCGACGGAGTCGGCGCAAAGTCTCGACAGCTGTTTCCGCCCTGACGCACCGGCGGCCTTGCTCGAGCTGTTCGGAGCCTAA
- a CDS encoding PLDc N-terminal domain-containing protein produces the protein MTAVLADTVHQGLQFAAVAGIVALVAFPVLLFLGALVSVLGSPLGLGMKFVWVVFAFCAPFLGPVLWFLVGKKSAALR, from the coding sequence ATGACCGCCGTCCTGGCCGACACCGTCCATCAAGGCCTGCAGTTCGCCGCCGTCGCCGGGATAGTGGCACTGGTGGCGTTTCCGGTTCTGCTGTTTCTCGGCGCGTTGGTGAGCGTGCTCGGCAGTCCGCTCGGCCTCGGGATGAAGTTCGTGTGGGTGGTCTTCGCGTTCTGCGCGCCGTTCCTCGGGCCGGTGCTGTGGTTCCTGGTCGGCAAGAAGAGCGCCGCGCTTCGCTGA